From Chloroflexota bacterium, the proteins below share one genomic window:
- a CDS encoding metal-dependent transcriptional regulator, whose amino-acid sequence MRRYAAEVYRLQQDLPFVPLSALAEQAETSLQAASRMIRRLKDAGLIAHEPYQGVRLTPEGERIALPVIRRHRLTEVFLVQIMRFGWEEVHHLADALEPGINQVLEDRIDELTGHPTRCPHGEPIPSRDGKMPPLNDVRLIAVEPGTRGRLSRVRTHDPDKLRYLAELGLLPGVEIRLLARAPFNGPLRIGLGGEECVIGSELAAVLWIERQEPGEHTSSAQASR is encoded by the coding sequence ATGCGGCGATATGCCGCCGAGGTGTACCGACTCCAACAAGATCTACCCTTTGTCCCCCTATCCGCATTGGCGGAGCAGGCGGAGACATCCCTACAAGCGGCCTCGCGCATGATCCGGCGGCTGAAGGACGCCGGATTGATCGCTCACGAGCCCTATCAGGGGGTCCGGCTCACCCCGGAGGGCGAGCGCATTGCCCTGCCGGTGATCCGACGCCACCGCCTGACGGAGGTATTCCTGGTGCAGATCATGCGCTTCGGGTGGGAGGAGGTCCATCACCTGGCCGACGCGCTGGAACCGGGGATCAACCAGGTGCTGGAGGACCGCATCGACGAGCTGACGGGGCACCCCACCCGATGCCCGCACGGCGAGCCAATCCCCAGCCGTGATGGGAAAATGCCGCCCCTGAACGATGTACGCCTGATCGCCGTGGAGCCCGGCACGCGAGGGCGCCTCAGCCGGGTGCGCACCCACGATCCGGATAAGCTCCGCTATCTGGCCGAGCTGGGCTTACTTCCCGGTGTGGAGATCCGACTGCTGGCACGGGCCCCGTTCAACGGCCCGCTGAGGATCGGCCTGGGAGGGGAAGAGTGCGTGATCGGGAGCGAGCTGGCGGCCGTGCTGTGGATCGAACGGCAGGAGCCCGGCGAGCACACGTCCTCAGCCCAGGCCAGCCGGTAG